One stretch of Variovorax sp. 54 DNA includes these proteins:
- a CDS encoding TRAP transporter substrate-binding protein codes for MRIRFALAGLVAALAAAGAVQAQDFKPRIVRFGYGLVDNSNQGRAVRLFAQEVEKASGGKMKVRGIGNASLGSDTQMQQALIGGAQEMMVGSTATLVGIVPEMAVWDTPFLFANVKEADAVLDGPVGEKVKAKLEPKGMVGLVYWENGFRNLTNSKRPVNKLEDMGDIKLRVMQNNVFLDSFKALGANAVPLPFSELFTALETRAVDGQENPFNTVVSSKFYEVQKYLTVTNHVYSPWIVTVSKKWWDTLSPAEKKVLQDAAVKSREFERKDTREEATKALAELRTKGMQVNELPASEANRMREKLTSVNSGIAKSVGQETWDAVNAAVVQVRGK; via the coding sequence ATGCGCATCCGTTTCGCTCTCGCCGGCCTCGTGGCCGCACTCGCCGCCGCCGGCGCCGTCCAGGCGCAGGACTTCAAGCCGCGCATCGTGCGCTTCGGCTACGGCCTGGTCGACAACTCCAACCAGGGCCGTGCCGTGCGCCTGTTCGCGCAGGAGGTCGAGAAGGCGTCCGGCGGCAAGATGAAGGTCCGCGGCATCGGCAACGCCTCGCTCGGCTCCGACACCCAGATGCAGCAGGCGCTGATCGGCGGCGCGCAGGAGATGATGGTCGGCTCCACCGCCACGCTCGTGGGCATCGTCCCTGAAATGGCCGTGTGGGACACGCCCTTCCTCTTCGCCAACGTGAAGGAAGCCGACGCCGTGCTCGACGGTCCCGTGGGCGAGAAGGTCAAGGCGAAGCTGGAGCCCAAGGGCATGGTCGGCCTGGTCTACTGGGAGAACGGTTTTCGCAACCTCACCAACAGCAAGCGCCCCGTCAACAAGCTCGAAGACATGGGCGACATCAAGCTGCGCGTGATGCAGAACAACGTGTTCCTCGACAGCTTCAAGGCGCTGGGCGCCAACGCCGTGCCGCTGCCGTTCTCCGAGCTGTTCACCGCCCTGGAAACGCGCGCCGTGGACGGCCAGGAGAACCCGTTCAACACCGTGGTGTCGAGCAAGTTCTACGAAGTGCAGAAGTACCTGACGGTGACCAACCACGTCTACAGCCCCTGGATCGTCACGGTCAGCAAGAAGTGGTGGGACACGCTGAGCCCGGCCGAGAAGAAGGTGCTGCAGGACGCCGCCGTGAAGAGCCGCGAGTTCGAGCGCAAGGACACCCGCGAGGAAGCCACCAAGGCCCTGGCCGAACTGCGCACCAAGGGCATGCAGGTGAACGAGCTGCCCGCCTCCGAGGCCAACCGCATGCGCGAGAAGCTCACCAGCGTCAACAGCGGCATCGCCAAGTCCGTGGGACAGGAGACCTGGGACGCGGTCAACGCCGCCGTCGTGCAGGTGCGCGGCAAGTAA
- a CDS encoding TRAP transporter large permease, with product MIVTALFLIVLIGGMVIGMPIAHALVLTGVALMWHLDFFDAQLLAQNLQAGFDNFPLLAVPFFILAGELMNAGGLSRRIIDLARAFVGHIPGGLGFVAIGAAVLLASMSGSAIADTAALATILLPMMREQKYPSSYSAGLLASGGIIAPIIPPSMPFVIYGVTTNTSISKLFLAGVFPGLMMGLFLIAAWWWIARKHKLPAMARVAWGARMKALLHSFWAMMMPVIILGGLKGGIFTPTEAAVVAAVYALIVSMFVYREMTWAGLYEVFLAAGKTTAVVMFLCGAATVTAYMITLADLPNLLADSFAGVMGDPVVFMALMMVFLLVVGTAMDLTPTILIFGPVCAPLAMKAGIDPVYFGFMFIYVGCIGLITPPVGTVQNVVAGVGKLRMETVIKGTTPFLLMYVLLAVLFVLFPSLITAPLAWMH from the coding sequence ATGATCGTCACCGCTCTCTTCCTGATCGTGCTCATCGGCGGCATGGTGATCGGCATGCCGATCGCCCATGCGCTGGTGCTCACGGGTGTCGCGCTCATGTGGCACCTGGACTTCTTCGATGCGCAGCTGCTCGCGCAGAACCTGCAGGCCGGCTTCGACAACTTCCCGCTGCTGGCCGTGCCCTTCTTCATCCTGGCCGGCGAACTGATGAACGCGGGCGGCCTGTCGCGCCGCATCATCGACCTGGCCCGTGCGTTCGTCGGGCACATTCCCGGCGGCCTGGGCTTCGTGGCCATCGGCGCGGCCGTGCTGCTGGCGTCGATGAGCGGATCGGCCATTGCCGACACTGCCGCGCTCGCCACCATCCTGCTGCCCATGATGCGTGAGCAGAAGTACCCGTCCAGCTACAGCGCGGGCCTGCTCGCGTCGGGCGGCATCATCGCGCCGATCATTCCGCCGTCGATGCCGTTCGTGATCTACGGCGTGACCACCAACACGTCGATCAGCAAGCTGTTCCTGGCCGGCGTGTTCCCCGGCCTGATGATGGGCCTGTTCCTGATCGCCGCCTGGTGGTGGATCGCCCGCAAGCACAAGCTGCCCGCCATGGCGCGCGTGGCATGGGGCGCGCGCATGAAGGCGCTGCTGCACAGCTTCTGGGCCATGATGATGCCGGTCATCATCCTGGGCGGCCTCAAGGGCGGCATCTTCACGCCGACCGAAGCCGCCGTGGTGGCCGCGGTGTATGCGCTGATCGTCTCGATGTTCGTGTACCGCGAGATGACCTGGGCCGGCCTGTACGAGGTGTTCCTCGCCGCGGGCAAGACCACGGCCGTGGTGATGTTCCTGTGCGGCGCCGCGACCGTGACCGCCTACATGATCACGCTGGCCGACCTGCCCAACCTGCTGGCCGACAGCTTCGCCGGCGTGATGGGCGACCCCGTCGTCTTCATGGCGCTGATGATGGTGTTCCTGCTGGTGGTCGGCACGGCGATGGACCTGACGCCCACCATCCTGATCTTCGGCCCCGTGTGCGCGCCGCTGGCCATGAAGGCCGGCATCGACCCGGTGTACTTCGGCTTCATGTTCATCTACGTGGGCTGCATCGGGCTGATCACGCCGCCCGTGGGCACCGTGCAGAACGTGGTGGCCGGCGTCGGCAAGCTGCGCATGGAAACCGTGATCAAGGGCACCACGCCGTTCCTGCTCATGTACGTGCTGCTGGCCGTGCTGTTCGTGCTGTTCCCCTCGCTCATCACGGCGCCGCTGGCCTGGATGCACTGA
- a CDS encoding TRAP transporter small permease, with the protein MSQPPSTPPAQRKPALQRLAELFMVVALAGMVIAVFVNVVLRYVFATSIVSYEEISRLLFVWLVAVGTIVAAFEGKHLGFDMLTSRLKGGSRKGLFWVSQLLVAGCMVLLLKGAWAQVIAGMESYSTVLGYPLALGAAATLVLAVGLLVALVFDLVRGEPPAGSGATGDIE; encoded by the coding sequence TCCCTCCACGCCGCCGGCACAGCGCAAGCCGGCGCTGCAGCGCCTGGCCGAACTCTTCATGGTCGTGGCGCTGGCCGGCATGGTCATCGCGGTCTTCGTGAACGTCGTGCTGCGCTATGTGTTCGCGACCAGCATCGTGTCGTACGAGGAAATCTCGCGCCTGCTGTTCGTCTGGCTGGTGGCCGTGGGCACCATCGTCGCGGCCTTCGAGGGCAAGCACCTGGGCTTCGACATGCTGACCTCGCGCCTGAAGGGCGGCTCGCGCAAGGGCCTGTTCTGGGTGAGCCAGCTGCTGGTGGCCGGGTGCATGGTGCTGCTGCTGAAGGGCGCCTGGGCGCAGGTGATCGCCGGCATGGAAAGCTACAGCACGGTGCTGGGCTATCCGCTGGCGCTCGGTGCCGCCGCCACGCTGGTGCTGGCCGTCGGCCTGCTGGTGGCGCTGGTGTTCGACCTCGTGCGCGGCGAGCCGCCGGCGGGCTCGGGTGCCACGGGCGACATCGAGTGA